One window of the Zea mays cultivar B73 chromosome 3, Zm-B73-REFERENCE-NAM-5.0, whole genome shotgun sequence genome contains the following:
- the LOC103651843 gene encoding ornithine carbamoyltransferase, chloroplastic has translation MADALTMLEQIGRIENTKVVYVGDGNNIVHSWLLLADVLPFHFVCACPKGFEPDAHTVEMARGAGISKIEITNSPREAVKGADVVYTDVWASMGQKEEVDYRKQKFQGFTVDETLMEIAGP, from the exons ATGGCTGATGCACTTACTATGCTTGAGCAGATTGGTCGTATTGAAAACACTAAG GTTGTCTATGTTGGAGATGGGAACAACATTGTGCACTCATGGCTGTTATTGGCTGATGTGCTTCCTTTTCACTTTGTATGTGCTTGTCCTAAGGGATTTGAGCCTGATGCACACACAGTGGAGATGGCCAGGGGTGCTGGAATCAGTAAGATTGAAATAACAAACAGTCCCAGGGAAGCAGTTAAGGGAGCAGACGTTGTGTACACAGATGTTTGGGCCAGTATGGGACAAAAGGAAGAAGTTGATTATAGAAAACAGAAGTTCCAGGGATTCACG GTGGATGAAACCCTGATGGAGATTGCTGGCCCATAG